A genomic segment from Sparus aurata chromosome 10, fSpaAur1.1, whole genome shotgun sequence encodes:
- the LOC115590444 gene encoding type II inositol 3,4-bisphosphate 4-phosphatase-like isoform X4 — protein sequence MDGVNEVGEVKVSRLQMEGESEDKTPPEHKCLALCDSLHSSFQDKENSPMMRAVLCAQVCKVYRFQTVDQRWLLVREQMSETPLSFSLPKQLLSALIREHTSRIKEVKELGDLSPHWNELRHDVINHCNHLIGCYQEMLAELDKLSASSCFKSSTSKSDKHLQFVPTNLHSQRMEVTSPDSSGVWYEVMTVGAPADHHQSFKHGGLKRLLSKHTSHRDRSVSYSRDESSRARELLSSVAQLQPLVFGLAEELLSVSLELNVTRLQEVLDGLTQQTELFVHALKDELVKSALLLIRSQRSDSASSHAHSNGSLSDSATANQEGQTSLWQQDEYDEEEWDRAWANVAMSLNCIIAMGDRLQGREDRPQEMTSSEQQETTGDTNSQNTASPSSSSASSWQEQLLPLVVTLRDCVREAVDKARTAMTFVVLQGAVTGTVAQGPAHIVQRRHAVFSQALSAVVCGFVLKLYGGLEDPDFLQQLHSVGVLAQFEGLLSTYGDEVGMLEDMEVGVADLSSVAFTVTEAKTEQPDDLLPTLRGTWGSLVVEVPLPPETFGSLPRELREGHLIRVHPVLFNIGINQQQSLAERFGDSSLQERVNQQSCERLRAFCHSLRDTLPHTAGIQSLSDLLSSLDRSIETRKRKNVEVLWIAAMVCRKVNGVRLTSCKSAKDRTAMSVTLEQCVLLRERHTLSQQHFSTALDCMRRSRLSLGQMLGCYAQSGFTVCGLEPGEPPSGVPLCLAPKAPRRHLYPVAFLLVTSHLLVVWLILSLVILMAKYQ from the exons ATGGACGGAGTGAACGAGGTCGGGGAGGTGAAGGTGTCCCGTCTGCAGATGGAAGGAGAGAGCGAGGACAAAACTCCTCCTGAACACAAG TGTCTGGCGCTGTGCGACAGCCTTCACAGCTCCTTccaagacaaagaaaacagtcCGATGATGAGAGCAG tgctgTGTGCTCAGGTGTGTAAGGTGTACAGGTTTCAGACGGTGGATCAAAGATGGCTGCTGGTCAGGGAACAGATGTCAGAGACGCCACTGTCGTTCTCTTTACCCAAACAGCTACTGAGCGCGCTCATACGCGAGCACACGAGCag GATCAAGGAAGTGAAGGAGCTTGGTGACCTTTCACCTCACTGGAACGAGCTCCGCCATGACGTCATCAATCACTGTAACCACCTGATTGGCTGTTATCAGGAAATGCTCGCTGAGCTCGACAAACTCTCAG CGTCGTCCTGTTTCAAGTCCAGCACCAGTAAATCAGACAAACACCTTCAGTTTGTTCCAACCAACCTGCACTCACAGAGGATGGAGGTCACCAGTCCTGACAGCTCAG GTGTTTGGTACGAGGTGATGACAGTCGGAGCTCCGGCTGATCACCATCAGTCCTTCAAACACGGAGGACTGAAGAGACTGCTGAGCAAACACACCAGCCacagagacag aTCTGTCTCTTACTCCCGGGATGAGAGCTCCAGAGCGAGGGAGCTGCTGTCCAGCGTGGCCCAGCTGCAGCCTCTGGTGTTCGGGCTggctgaggagctgctgtcagtctCTCTGGAGCTGAACGTGACCCGGCTGCAGGAGGTTCTGGACGGTCTGACgcagcag ACAGAACTGTTTGTTCACGCGCTCAAAGACGAGCTGGTGAAAAGCGCCCTGCTGCTGATCCGCAGCCAGCGCTCGGACAGCGCCAGCAGCCACGCCCACAGCAACGGGTCGCTGAGTGACAGCGCGACAGCCAATCAGGAGGGACAGACCTCGCTATGGCAACAAGACGAGTACGACGAGGAGGAATGG gacAGAGCGTGGGCGAACGTCGCCATGAGCCTCAATTGCATCATCGCCATGGGTGACCGGCTGCAGGGGCGGGAGGACCGCCCACAggagatgacatcatcagagcaGCAGGAAACCACCGGGGACACAAACTCTCAGAACACCG cctccccgtcctcctcctcggcctCCTCCTGGCAGGAGCAGCTGCTCCCCCTGGTGGTCACTCTCAGGGACTGTGTGCGTGAGGCGGTGGATAAGGCCCGGACCGCCATGACCTTCGTGGTCCTGCAGGGGGCGGTGACGGGGACAGTCGCTCAGGGACCGGCCCACATCGTGCAGAGACGCCACGCCGTCTTCAGCCAGGCG ctgtCAGCAGTGGTGTGTGGCTTCGTGTTGAAGCTGTACGGAGGTCTGGAGGATCCGGacttcctgcagcagcttcactctgtCGGAGTTCTGGCTCAGTTTGAAGGCCTGCTCAGCACTTACg gtgacGAGGTGGGGATGCTGGAGGACATGGAGGTGGGCGTGGCTGACCTGAGCAGTGTTGCGTTCACTGTCACCGAGGCCAAAACAGAACAACCAGACGACCTGCTGCCGACGCTCAGGGGAACatg GGGCAGTTTGGTTGTCGAGGTCCCGTTGCCCCCGGAGACCTTCGGGTCGTTGCCCCGGGAACTGAGAGAGGGACATTTGATACGAGTTCATCCGGTTCTGTTCAACATCGGAAtcaaccagcagcagagtctggctgagag GTTTGGCGACAGCTCGCTGCAGGAGAGAGTGAACCAACAGAGCTGTGAGCGTCTCCGAGCGTTCTGTCACAGTCTGAGAGACACGCTGCCTCACACGG cTGGTATCCAGTCACTATCGGACCTGTTGTCGTCTTTGGATCGCAGCATAGAAACCAGGAAGAGGAAGAACGTGGAGGTTCTGTGGATCGCTGCTATG gtgtgtcgtAAGGTGAACGGCGTGCGTCTGACGAGCTGTAAGAGTGCGAAGGACCGCACGGCGATGTCGGTGACGCtggagcagtgtgtgttactgaGAGAGCGACACACACTCAGCCAGCAGCACTTCAGCACCGCCCTCGACTGCATGAGGAG gTCTCGTCTGTCCTTGGGGCAGATGCTGGGCTGTTATGCCCAGTCAGGGTTCACAGTCTGTGGGTTAGAGCCCGGGGAGCCTCCCTCGGGGGTCCCGCTGTGTCTGGCCCCCAAAGCTCCCAGACGACACCTGTACCCGGTGGCCTTCCTCCTGGTGACCTCTCACCTGCTGGTGGTTTGGCTCATCCTCAGCCTGGTTATACTGATGGCCAAATACCAGTAG